The window AGGTCCCCTTCTCACCTGAGGACACTGGCGGGCTCAGGGCACCCAGAAGACCCACGCCTCGTGCCAGGAAAGAAGCAGCTCTGCAGTGGGGCCCTGGGGCCGTCCTGCAAACGGGGATCTTGGGAACAGAGGTCCGGAAAGGGCTGAGGAAGGGGCCGCCTACTGctccgatggctttaggctaccctgtgttttggtcgtttgacccccgccggtgtcgcgacccacaggttgagaaccgctgccttacaTATTTCTTCTGCTGTTCAGAAGGTGACTCCATGACACACACACGGAGACAGGCTGACACGGAGACTTGTGATGACCTCCTACACAGAAACCTCATGACACACCTACCCATGCCGGCCTGCTGCTGATACACCCAAGTCCCCCACTCAGACatggcacacacacacgtgcaaatTCAGTCTCACAGACACAAACTCGgagacacacacatactttttaaacttttgctCATACAGAAGACATCCAAGCCCTTCTGACTAATctccctcccagccctggcctATCCCTGCCGCCATTCAGCCACCCTGCTCCATGGATGCTGGTGGGGGCGATGAGCTGCTGCAAATCCCCCTGTGGGGGGTGCGGTGACCCCACTGTCCAGGCAAGAGCAGGAGCTCGCAGCACTGGGTGGGGAGCCTGAGCTCATCAGATTCCAGCCTGGGTGATTCACCGGAAGTGCCTGGGGAGGGTCTGGAGTGGGGGATGGGGGACTGGCCCAGGGCAGGGTCTTTGGGGGCTGAGGTGGCCTTTAGACCAGAGGGTCTTGGGTCCAGAGCAAGCCTCAAGTCTGGGGGAGGGCCCTCCTGAGGGGGCAGCCAAGCCTGAAGGGATGTCTGCTGGGCCTGGCTCCTGGGAGGGGCCTTAGGACACACAGCAGAGCCCCGGGATGAGACAATTGGCCCCTCCCACTTCGGCTTGGGCCCCTGACCCCACGCCTTTCTATTCCCAGCAGCTGGGTGTCTTTAGCAGGGGTTAGGccaagggtgggggcaggggtggggtgattTTCACAGCCATCTTGGCCCCTGGGGCTCTCAACCCAAGTGGACACCAGAGGCCCTGAGGGGCTAGACCTGCCTGGCCCCCGTCAAGACAGCGGGGCTACGGACTCTCGCTGCCTTGCCAGGGGAGACTTCTGCCAGAGTGCTGAGAAGGCAAGGCCGTCCCAGCACCAGAAATGTTTCCCAGCTTAGATGGAGTCCCCTGCTCCTGACACCCCTTCAGCCCCCTGCCTTCCAGGCCAGGCTGATGCGCAGAAGACCCAGCCGCTCATGCAGGGTGACAGGAAGAAAGGATGGGGCCAGGGACAGAACCAGGACACAGGAAGTGCCTTTCTTGGAACTTTGCACCAAAATAGCCCGTTCTGTCCCTACTCTGGGTCTCAGTGTCCCATTGGGAGGTGTGTGTCACCAAGGAGACCTTCCTCAGGGAGGGGCCAGAGCTGACCTTAGTCTGGCTTGTGCCTGCCACCCTCCCACTGCTTCCCACCCCCGCCAGCCCCCACCATCCCTGCCTCGGGCTCTGAGCCACTTTGAAGTCCTAACATAAATATCATGTCTGCTTGGGTTCCCCTTCCCTGCCGGTCACAGCCCCCAGACCTGGCTTCCACCCCAGCCAGCTCCGGGGCGGGGGTGCCTGCggtgggaaggtggggaggatGGAGGGAGGCCTGGACCACCCAGGGAAGGTGGTGAGCCAGAGACCCAAGGATAGGGTCAGGGAGACAGACTTGGCAAGACACCAGAGGTGGAGCGGGGAGACACGGCTGTGAGCGAGAACAGAGACAGACTTTAGAAACCAACTAGGTGGCAATCttggggacaggagaggagagagccccagagacagacaggagggctAGAGATGCCtgacagactggggagagagaggaacagggaggAAGAGGCTCTGCAGCCTGAGTCTGGAGACAGGGAGGGCGCAGGAAGAAGAGGGCTGgacaaggagagaagggggaagttcCAGGGGTCCAGGCCGAGGGGAGAAGGGTGCAGCAGTGGGAAGGACATGGTGGCAAGAGAAATGTCCCTGGCAACAGGGTGACCAACCATCCTCAttggcctggggctgaggggctTCCCAGGAGAGGGGACGTGCAGTGCGAAGACCAGGAAAGTCCTCAGCAAACTGGGATGAGTTGGTCACCCTAAGTGATAGGCCTCTGACAGACACCACAAGGACCACGGGGTCCACTCCCATAGGTACCGGAGAAGGGCAAACTGGGACCTCCCTAGAGCACAGGCCATGCAGCCTCATAACCAAAGGACACCAGAGGGAGGACAGGAGCAGTAAAGACAAGGAGAGCATCTGTCCTGGCCTAGGGTCCCCAGATTCAGGGACAGTCTATGCTCTGCCTCCATCTGCCATGTGACCTGGCGCAAGTTCCTCTCTGGGCTGTGTACACTGAGGGGGAGGGCTGGGCCCTTCTAGCTGTAATGGGAGCTCCAGGACTCCCTTCCGTATGGGCAGATGTGGCCAGATGTTCAGGTCAGGCATCTGCCAGGAGAAGGACTGGGGCCCCAGCTGGGCTCAGGTTGGACAATTGGGGCAGCCAAACGCTTTGCCCCTCCAGCTGTGGGCACAGGTGCAGGCCTGTGGGGACACACACATCACCTAGCTGTGCACAGCACAGCAATGCCGGTCCTGTGCAGAAgcacgtgtgtgcatgcacacacattcacacgCACATGGTCATGCACAGACACCAGGCCCACCCACGGACACACTCACACAGTCTCCCCTCCATTGCAAGGACATCCCCAGCCCCCTCCAGCTGGCATAGTCTTCAACCTAGGGACAAAGTTGAGACAATGCCCCTTCTTCCTGGGCCCCACCTTCCGCAAGCCTCTTCCCCACCCTGTCCAGTCCGGGCACCACCCTCTTCCCAGGGGGCTCTCCCATCCTGAAGTGCACAGGGCGTGGCCCCAGCGtgcggggagggagagaaggctgAACTGCTCCCAGACTGCCGTCCCTGTCCCTCTCCGCTCCTGCCCAggccctctcccacctcctctcctgcGGGCTCCCACCCACCTGGAGAGCCCTTCCTCCTAACAGCCCAAAGGCTGAGGCGGTTTGGGAAGAATTTAGGAATGGAGGGAAGTGGGGGGATGggacaaaagaaaaaggaggtgATTTGTACATAAAACAATGTGCTCGCTCAGCAGGAGGGCGTGCCAAGGCGCTCTAGGACGCCCGCCCAGGGGGCGCCCCCTAACTACACTTGACCTCCCCCATCCTGGTTGTCCCACTGGGCCCTCTTCAGGCCAGCGCTCTGCAGTccgccttcaccccacccccagcccacacACTGCATCCCGAACCACTCTCTGGCTCGGCCCAGTAGCTGGACAAGGCTCCTTCTGGGGACTTGGGCTTCTGGTTCCCTGCCCTTCCTGAGGTGAGCTCTCTCCATAGGGCCATGATCAAAGAGGTAACCCCAGATTCTTGACCCCCTATATGAGCTGAGCCTGTCCCTTTTCCAGACGGGAAGACACATTAGCCTCAGGCCCCAACAGAGAAAGGCTGTGTGGTGAACATCACGTACGACTCTTCCCAGTGGTAGCTGAGCTGCCTGCACACCTGGGCTTCACACCTACAGGCCCATAGAGTTACATTCTGAGATTGTCATCCATCATGGGGGCGGCTAGTAATGGACTCGCTCTTCTGCCTGACTCCCTGGATCCAACCATGCATCCAAACATATTTTCGTCTACACACCAGTCCATTTAGCCATCTAGCCATCCACCCACTTAGTCATTCTaacatccatctatccatctctctaccacccatccattcattacTCATTCTCTTATctatcttcccttccctccatctGTCCTCCTATCCATCCCTCCACCCATTCTCCTACTTAATTGCCCTTCCACCCAGCCGTGCATCCACTCATACATCCCCCTCATGCGCCAAGCACTTATTGCATCACTTAGCATCTTCTCTATGCAAAAGGGGAACCCAATGAGTCAGGCTGAACAGGACAACAGGACGAGGAAGACCACAACcagcccctctctgccctctcaCCCCCAGCCCTCTGAGGCTGTGGGCCCCCCATCCTGACTAGGGCAGGAAGATCTTAGGCTGCCTCGACCTCACCTCTCCCAACCTGGACCGGGCAGATGGGTGCCAGGTATCAAACTGGGCACCTAGATGTATCATCGagtctcattctctctctgcctcagcctGGTTGGGGTTAGGTGTGCCACACTCCTCTTTACCGGTGCCCCCCCTTGACTCAAGCCCCCTCCACTGACAAGTAGGCCCAGCCAGACCATCTGGAATTTGGCCTTtgagctccctcctcctgcttcccTTGCCTGCACCCCAAGCCCTCTTCACCCCGACTGAAGCTAGAGTCCTGACCTCTGATCTGACACGCCCACTAGTCAGACGGCCTGCAGCCTCCCCTCCAACGCCCCAGCACTGGCCATTGCCCGAGTCATGACTGGGCCCACCACACCCTTGGACCAGGTTCTGGCCCGCCCCTAAGGAGCCTCCAAAGGCCGCCTCCCCCAGCCTGGCCAGCCCTGCTGCCCAGCTCTCCAGCcagctccctcccttctcccagacTATTGCAACAATCCCCTAACTGGTCCCTGGCCTCTGGTCCCCTCTCCACCCACCAGCCACTAGCCACAGGGATCTCCTGTCATGCTTCTTCTCCTTGGCCCCACAATAGAGGCCAGCCTTTTAGCCTGCTTCTCTATGCCTCGCTGTCCTCTAAATGTCCCTCGCTCCAGCCCAGTGAAGTCCTCTGTATTCTCTAAACACATCCTGAGCTCATCCACCTCAGTCCCTTTGTCTAGGCCATGCCTTCTTCCTGTCATGCCTTCCTCTCATTCTCATTCCTTGATGTCATTCATGCCCAGCTCTCAGATGGTGCTCAAAGGATTCCTCGGGGCCCTGCAGCAAGAAGAGAACTAGAATAAGAGTCAGGAGGCCTGAGTCCCAGCCCTACCACTGACTCACTCTGAGACTCGCcgcctcagttttcccacctgcAGCAGGCTTGCTGATTTCCAGGGACCTCCCAATTCTAGCATGGTCTGACTTCTGAGGAAGACTGGGCAAGTGTGTGGGGAGCAAGTGGGCTTTCTCTCCAGGCGGAATCCCAGCTTCCCCCAATGTGTCGCCCTGAGCCTGGTTCCTCACTTAGCTGagtttcatgcattcattcatgcattcattcattcattcttcgaCAAACCCCTATTAGTAGCATCTATAAGCCAGGAACCTACGAGGCTCAGGGGATACAACAAGGAACAAGACAGTGCCCCTGCCGTCCTGGAGCTCACAGTCGGCTAGGACAGGGGTTCTCCACTGGGGGCAATATTGCCCCCAGGAGACATGACAGTCGACAATGTCTGGAGAAATTTTTGGTGGTCCCACTGGAGGGATGCTGCTGGCATCTAGGAAGAGCTAGGGATGATGTTAAACATCCTACAAAGCACATCATAAGAAATAATTACTCAACCCTGAATATCAATAGTGCCGACGCTGAGAAACCCTGGTTATTGAGAGAGTCAGACCAGCAAGTAAATATATACCATTTCAGGTAGTGGTAAGTGCAAAGGAGAAAAATGGAACAAGACTAGGGGGCCAGGGAACCCTGGGGGTGGGTGAGGGGAAGGTGGTCAGGGACTCTGCTgcttgagcagagacctgaaggaagTGAAGAAGCAGAGCACTCAAATCTGCAGGAAGAGTATTCCAGCTAGGGGAACAGCCAAGGCAAAGGCACTGAGGTAGATATGAACCTGGTGAGTTTCAGGAACAGCCAGGAGGCCAGAGCAGCTGGAGAAAAGGGAGCGGGGAGGGATTGGGATGAGAAGTTTGCAGGCAGACCACACACATCTGAAGGCTACGATGACGACTTCAGCTTTTCCTCTGAGTGAAGTGGGGACCTTGAAGGTTCTGGGCAGGAGAGCCACTGGACCTGGCTAGACCTGACTCAGATTTTCAAAGGATCCCTCTGGCAGGATGGAGAGGGCAGAAGAGAGACCGGAGGAGGGGCTGTTGCAAGAGTCTAAATGGAAGACGACAGTGGCAGAGGCCAGAGGTGGATGGCAGAGAAGGTGGTGAGAGTCTGATCCTGGGTCTGTTTTGAAGGTGAAGTCGACAGGATCCGCTGAGAGATTGGACATGGGTGTGGGAGAAAGAGGAGTCACAGATGATGTCAAGGCTTTGGGCCTGAGCCAATGGAAGACCAAACTGCCCGTATTGACTTCCCTCTCACGGCAAGGGGGATAGATATTCTATGTGCTTCACAGACGTAGACATTGGCAGAGCCACCTTCTGGGCATATAGCAAGCACTTCAAAAGTCCTGCTCCTCTGGGGGACTGGCTGTGTCTGCAGGGCCAGCCCTGGCGCTGTATGTTGGTTAGCAAAGCCGCCCTGGGCCGCGCTCCCACCCGACTTGCTCGGAAGACTAAGGAACACTTGCCTCATGCTTTGCAGCTGACAAAGCACATTTGCAAACACTGAGCGCGGTGATACAATAGCCCTGCCGAGCAGAAAGGCCCTGACACATTACCCCCATTTGGGAGATAAAAATGGAGACCCAAAGGGGGTCAGCGGCTGCCCTGCAGGCACCAGCGGGGCAGTGGCAGAGCGGGAGGCGGGACCAGGGCAGCGCAGGGTGCCGAAGCTCTCCTGCACGTCTCACATCCCCACTACCACAAACTTCTGCCACGAGTGCAGAGGGCGTGGGTGTGCACGGGTTAATCTGACAACCAGGACCCCAGGGACCATCCCAGAGGATGGCTCAGTGCACAGGCCCCCAGAGGCCTCCAGGACAGCAGGAAGAGGACCCTGGCCAAGCCTACACAgcaggccctgagggcagggagggCTCTGCACATGGGATGCCTGCGTCACACACACGTGTGTCATTGTGTGCCCCATGCCCATACATGGCTTCCCACCAGTTCCCTTGCAGCTCGCCCTGCTCGCCCTGAGTGCAGCCATCCCTGCCTGaccccctccccctgcacccctgcCCCCCTGCAGCAGCAGCCCAGAGAAGCATTTCCTGTTTGGGGGTGGCCTCCTCCTCTTCTAAGCCCAggttcccagagccccaggccgaGCAGAGGTGAAGGGACAGCAGCCCCTgcccctcagcccccccccccagggggctGGAGCCAGGCAGCTTGGGCTGGGGGGGTGCGGGGAGGCAGGAGCCGCGTACGTAAATGGTAAATGAGGGATTGAAGATGTCTGTGCCTGCCCATCAAGGTGGCTCCCATTCAGGACCTGCCCATGAATGTGCGGGACTTCATGTGCTAGGGCACGTAGAATGCCACATCACTTTGTGCACCTAGGGGGCTAGCATGTCAGAGTATGTGGCCGTGTGGGAAGGGGGCTGCAGGCCCACGTGGGTCTGTAGTGAGGGGAAGGGCTTAGCATGTTAGAGCATGCGCGGACCCGGGACAGGCGTCCGTAGAGAGAGCTCTCTGCGGGGCTAGGGGCACACAAGTCAGTGGTGTTGAGGCCATGAGTCAGAGCATATTTCCATATGCAGGGCAAGCTGTTGGGCTGTGAGACTGTCCATGGGTGTGATGAGATTGGTGTGTCCAGATTTGGGTCACTGTCACTCTTTGGGAAGTGACCGCACCCCAACACCAAGAGCCCAGGCTGCAAGGGGTTTTCTGAGGGTCTTCCAGCCTCTTCAGGCAGGCAGGCTCCCGCCTGTGGTGCCTCCCAGCCCCTCAGGGTGCCTCCTCCcgtcctccacccccaccccagcaccccCTACCCCTGCCCCCACGCCGGCCTGCTTCCTGCTCTGGCAGCCCCGGGGGAGCCGGAGCAGGGAGCTGGCGGCAGCCCCAGCCCACTCCTTACAAGGCCCGAGTCCGGTGGGGCCCGcccccggcccgcccaccagagGCCCCGGTCCCTCCCCCTGTCAAGAGCTGCGGCGGACCCAGCCCCGGCCAGTCGGGGGGCGTCGCGATGCTGCTGCGCCTGCTGCTGGCCTGGGCGGCCATGGTGCCCACGCTGGGCCAGGCCCCATGGGCCACCCAGCCCCGCTCCGCCTGCGACCCCGACAGCTGCTACGCGCTCTTCCCGCGGCGCGGCACCTTTCTGGAAGCCTGGAGGGCTTGCCGAAAGTTGGGGGGCGACCTGGCCACGCCGCGAACCCCTGAGGAGGCCCAGCGCCTGGACAGCCTAGTGGGTGCCGGCCCAGCCGGCCGACTGCTGTGGATTGGGCTGCAGCGGCAGGCCCGGCAATGCCAGCCGCAGCGCCCACTGCGCGGCTTCACGTGGACCACGGGAGACCAGGACACAGCCTTCACCAACTGGGCCCAGCCTGCCACTGGTgcgccctgccccgcccagcGCTGCGCTGCCCTTGAGGCGAGTGGAGGGCATCGCTGGCTCGAGGGCTCGTGTTCGCTGGCTGTGGACGGCTACCTGTGCCAGTTCTACTTCAAGGGCTCCTGCCCGGCGCTGCGGGAGGAGGCTGGCCAGGCCGGCCCGGCTGTCTACACCACGCCCTTTCACCTGGTCTCCACCGAGTTCGAGTGGTTGCCCTTCGGCTCCGTGGCTGCCGTGCCATGCCAGGCTGGCAGAGAGGCCTCTTTGCTGTGCGTGAAGCAGCCTGAGGGTGGTGTGCGCTGGTCACGGGACGGGCCCCTGTGCCCAGGTACCGGCTGCAACCCGGACAACGGGGGCTGTGAACACGAGTGCGTAGAGGAGGTGGATGGTCATGTGTCCTGTCGCTGCACTGAGGGCTTCCGGCTGGCAGCCGACGGGCGCAGCTGTGAGGACCCCTGTGCCCATGCCCCGTGTGAGCAGCAGTGTGAGCCTGGTGGGCCACAGGGCTACAGCTGCCACTGTCGCCTGGGTTTCCGGCCAGCTGAGGATGAGCCGTACCGCTGCGTGGACACAGACGAATGTCAGATCGTCGGGGTGTGCCAGCAGATGTGTGTCAACTATGTTGGTGGTTTCGAGTGCTACTGCAGCGAAGGGCACGAGCTTGAGGCTGATGGCATCAGCTGCAGCCCTGCTGGGGACATGGGTGCTCGGGCTTCTCAGGACCTTGGACCTGAGTTGCTGGATGATGGAGAGGATGAAGAGGATGAAGGTGAGGCCTGGGAGGACTTCGATGGTGGCTGGACAGAGATGCCTGGGATCCCGTGGATGGAGGCCACGCAGCCACCGCCTGACTTTGACCTGGCCTATAGACTTAGCTTCCCAGAGAATGGAGAACCACAGATGCCCTACCTGGACCCTACCTGGCCACCCCCACTCGGTGCCCCCAGGGCCCCCTATCACTCTTCAGTGCTCTCCGTCACCCGGCCTGTTGTGGTCTCTGCCACACGCCCCACACTGCCTTCTGCCCACCAACCCCCTATTGTTTCTGCTACACACCCACCCCTGGCCCCTGCCCCTCAACCCCCCAGGATCCCTGCCATGCACCCAGCTTTGCCCCCTGACCGCCAGTTCCCCATGATCTCAGCCAACTATCCAGATCTGCCCTCTGTCCACCAATCTATTATCTCCACCACCCACCCAGCATGGCCTCCTGCCCACCAACCCCCTGCCCACCAATCCCCAGTTATCTCAGCCAAATACCCTGAAATGTACACTTCCCACCAGTCCCCCATGTTTTCAGATGCCCAGGTGGCTGATACACAGACCACCACTCATTGGCCTGGAATCCCAGCTAACCACACTCCTCTGGTCACAACCTCCAGTACTCATCACCCTCCTGTGACACCAGATGTCCCAGTCCTCAAAGCCCAGGACACCCACCTTCCCATAACCTCAACTTCCCAGCCATCTCTGACCACTACTTCCAGGTTCTCTGTGCCCCCCGCCCATCAAGGCCCTTTGCCTGCAGCCACCCATCCCGCAGTCCTCCGTACTGCCCTGCCCTCTCAGAGGCCCACTAACCAGACCGCTCCCGCCAGCCCTACACACATCTATTCCAAAGCCCCACAGGTCCCAAGAGAAAGTGCCTCTGATCCCAAACTGAccccatggctgccctcagcAGCCCCAACAGCCCTGGGAGAGGCCAGTTCTGAGGGCCGAAGCCGGAGGGATGACCGATGGCTGCTGGTGGCACTCCTAGTACCAACATGTGTCTTCTTGGTGGTCCTACTTGCACTGGGCATTGTGTACTGCACGCGCTGTGGCCCCCATGCTCCCAACAAACGCATTACGGACTGCTATCGCTGGGTCACCCACACTGGGAACAAGGGCCCCACGGAACCCATGCCCCACCGGGGCAGCCTCACAGGGGTGCAGACCTGCAGAACCAGTGTGTGATGGGGCACAGCACCTTACTTTGTGGGATGGGGGAAGGGCAAGCATTGGACACATGGCCCAGGCTGCACCAGTGACCCATGGGGGCtgcccagatggacagagggCTTCCTGCTCTCCAGGGCCCAGccaggcttctctctcagccaaccACTTGACTTGACTCAC is drawn from Saccopteryx leptura isolate mSacLep1 chromosome 1, mSacLep1_pri_phased_curated, whole genome shotgun sequence and contains these coding sequences:
- the CD248 gene encoding endosialin; this translates as MLLRLLLAWAAMVPTLGQAPWATQPRSACDPDSCYALFPRRGTFLEAWRACRKLGGDLATPRTPEEAQRLDSLVGAGPAGRLLWIGLQRQARQCQPQRPLRGFTWTTGDQDTAFTNWAQPATGAPCPAQRCAALEASGGHRWLEGSCSLAVDGYLCQFYFKGSCPALREEAGQAGPAVYTTPFHLVSTEFEWLPFGSVAAVPCQAGREASLLCVKQPEGGVRWSRDGPLCPGTGCNPDNGGCEHECVEEVDGHVSCRCTEGFRLAADGRSCEDPCAHAPCEQQCEPGGPQGYSCHCRLGFRPAEDEPYRCVDTDECQIVGVCQQMCVNYVGGFECYCSEGHELEADGISCSPAGDMGARASQDLGPELLDDGEDEEDEGEAWEDFDGGWTEMPGIPWMEATQPPPDFDLAYRLSFPENGEPQMPYLDPTWPPPLGAPRAPYHSSVLSVTRPVVVSATRPTLPSAHQPPIVSATHPPLAPAPQPPRIPAMHPALPPDRQFPMISANYPDLPSVHQSIISTTHPAWPPAHQPPAHQSPVISAKYPEMYTSHQSPMFSDAQVADTQTTTHWPGIPANHTPLVTTSSTHHPPVTPDVPVLKAQDTHLPITSTSQPSLTTTSRFSVPPAHQGPLPAATHPAVLRTALPSQRPTNQTAPASPTHIYSKAPQVPRESASDPKLTPWLPSAAPTALGEASSEGRSRRDDRWLLVALLVPTCVFLVVLLALGIVYCTRCGPHAPNKRITDCYRWVTHTGNKGPTEPMPHRGSLTGVQTCRTSV